DNA sequence from the Manihot esculenta cultivar AM560-2 chromosome 11, M.esculenta_v8, whole genome shotgun sequence genome:
AGTCGCATATTCATAATTAAGTTCCAACTTCATTAATTTATCTGTTATCAAAGTGGGGAACCATTTgttctaaatattatttaaaaaaaaagaaaagaatttttCTTGGTCATGACACATGAGATGGAGAGGGGAGAGTACTGAGAATTCacctaattaaaaaattttaattttattataatataataatatctttGAGCTTATTGCTTATAATAAATCAGACTCGGTGCAGATAATGTTAAACAAAGAAGACTTTCATTGagatttcttttgtttttataaCATCTCTAAGCCCTGTCTTAATTTTGAACAGACAAAATTAACATATCCCAGGGATGATATTTTTTGCTTGAAGTGGTAGAAATATTTCCTAGAGTGACTTTTTCAAGTAATTCCgatctaattttatatattcttccTTTTCAATTGAAAAATACAGAAATAAAAAATGACTAATGTTAAGACTGgttgaaaataaaaaagttgATAGTTTATCTTtggataattaaaagaaaaaaaaaagaattagtgTGATTAAGACTGGGCATCGAACGCTGTGATGATTAAGCATGAATAATTGACcttgaaatataaatttatgattattgatctCTACCAAGAAGGCTACAAGTTTgttattttgaaaagaataataatctataatttaaaatggataaaatataaaataaatttatttttcttagtcAATCACACATGGAATAATACATTTTGGTTTCTAAAGTAAGAATCGAAAAATCAGAAAGTCAGCAGTTTACATGACTGCATCTAAATTAAAACATGCAGTTTATGAAAATTAAGAAGTTAACAGCTCAACTGATTACAAATATTGTTAAACAAAGACCTGCTAAATGTCGAATATTAATAAAAGAAGGCTCTGTGCAATGCATCTTGTCCATATAAAGCATCTCTACAAGTCTAACTCTGCCAAGGCAAGCAGCAGAAGCACCATCAATGAAGTCAAAAAACCAGAAAGCTGTGATGTCGAGCCCCGGAGACAGGAAAATCATGGCACTGGCTCATAAAAGAAAGAGTTTTCTTCCGTCAATTGCTTTGTCTCTAGTACTTCTGCTACTTGCTATCAGCATGCTTGTTTCAAACAATTGTTTTAACCGAGTGCAAGTCGAAAAGCCTCAGATGATGAGCCGTCCCATGCCGAAGATGATGTTTCCACAGAACAATGCGCAGGCTGTACGATCATTTGTAATCGGGACAGAGACAGTAAGGAGACTACTAGCTTTTGTATTTGGGTTTCAGTGATTCAATTCCTTGGAAACACTAGTGCGCTGCCAAATGCATGGCTTAATTACAATTGCATGAGAATGGTGCAACCTCAGATTATGCTTGTCTAAGTAATAAAGTTTAATATCAACATACCCCACTTAATTTTTCGCTTTATATATCATTTGCTCGAGTGGAAGTAGCCTAGAAGGTGGAGTTCTTCGTCCCTTCTTTATTACTGATTCACGTGCATTATTAggatatagaaaaatttaagcCCTAATAAATAAACTTTCATTGTATATAGgtgaatttataaattaaattgtcgACTACTTATTGCAAGTAATGATTGTTCGGAAAAAAAAAagcgtatatatatatatatatggcaaTTCTAACGCCCACCAAAAATACAAACACATAAATctattcatataaaaattaagagatacaCTGATAAATTTTTTACCCGAGAAAAACCAGCATAATCAACCCATTAGTTTGATCGAGTAGTAGACCGTTCTCCACCTTGAGTTCCTCCTCTTAAAACAAAAGTTTTCAACTTGAAGAGTTGATCCCTTAAGGCTGCAGATGTTTCTGCTGATTGGAAAAAATATTCTGGATAAGGGGCTTGTTGCTTATCTGCTTCCTCACCTGCTCGGCTTTCCCTTTCCAGAACCCTTGAAATTCCCGAATAACACCATAAACTAATTAGATTTCCCTCTTTAACTTCTCGAGCATTCAACACCTTGGCGGATCTGGGGCTGATCTCCTCAGAGAGCAAGAACTGGGGCCGCAGACGTTTAGATTTTGGCAACTGATCTGTTCCTTCTCCCTCATCATGTGTTGGGACATCTTCTTCAACACTATCACTTCTACGCCGACGTTTACTCTTTGAATTTTCTCTCTGGCTCTTTATTTTATGTGTACTTTCCTGAAGGCTGGCCTTTGTTAATTCACTATCCATCTTGTTTATACAATTAGTTTCCTTGACATCATCACAATTTCTCTCGACAATACAAATGTCAGAGGGACGGACGGACATATCCACATGTTGTAGTAGTGTTACTTGTTACACGAAGCCATTGTTGagtagataaattaaatttgcattgaaaacaagaaaaaaggatatatattaatataatgaaataaaaattgcaTTATATCGAATATGTAATGGATTTTCTTTCTCCCGAGAGTTCATTCCATTCATAATTAAAAAGGCTCTAAGATCCAAAACAAACAACTACTTGGATCTTTAACAAAACAAGCAGAAAATTAAGATTGCAAGCAAAGGCTCAAAACCCATACAAACAAAGTACACTAAAAAAGTAGGCATCGCTGGAAAATCACCGGAGCTGATCCCCCAATCACCTAATTCTGGCAGATACAACCAGAGAGACCCACTCTTAGATAAAGCTCATAGCAAGCTCTCTTTGAGAGTCAACCAAAGGGATGATATTGGCATCACGACAACAGTATTGCTCAGGGGATCAACAAATCTTCAACTCTACTATCGTAAAAATAGATTTGCACTCAACTAAAGTGCCTTAATCGATCGATGATAGAGAACATCCAGCAGAAAACGTAGATCTATGCATTAACCATATAAAACCATCAAAGAAATTCCAATAGTCACAAgtaaaaactttctcttaccacgccctagaaagaaaaaaaacaaacaaaaaaaaagctaTCTACATCCAACCCGGCTGATGTGGAGAGGAAGTAATCCAAAGTCAGGTTACTCCCTCCCCACTGCCGGGTTGGGAAGGAGAGGTCTCTCCCTACCTAATGGGACTGGGAGAATTGATGGCACGACAAAGTTGAAGGCTTAGAGCCCAgacagaaaaaagagaaaataatatgtaatggaatgtatattttattatttcactTTTTAATAATAGGTTGATAGCTAATGAATCATTGACTAAaaggataaaattaataaattatgttttaattttttttaattttatatatttttaaatttaaatgcttAAATTTCTATTAAGTTAGTGAATAATTAAAACATAATCGATAGtaatagatattttttattttaaaatattttctttttcaacttTAGACATATATTCTCAATCTAAAGTAGAGATGAGAATGGAAAGCCAAGTAGAAGGAAAGGAAAATCCCTGCatatatataatagaaaaataaagtatattTGAGAGATTTTGTAGACGACATAATTGCATTTTCTTTGTGCTGTGCAggaatttgaaaattaatttattttttcttgagTTTAGTGAGAATGGGGAGCTTCTCTGGTCTTAGGTGTTGGAGTCTTCGCTGGGCCGAGGTCTGAGTGTCTAACTGTAAATGGCTACTGGAGTTTTCAAATGATAGCTTCTGTCCTGCTAACCGTGAACATCTATCAATTTCTCAAGAGTCGATAGTTTACATTCAAAGAAGAGTGATGATGTTTAGACAAATGCATGCACCTTAAAAAAGTGTTTATTCTGTCCTTTTCCTCTGAACTTGAGTTGACTAACATTGTATTTCGACTTTTATTGtacattgaattttttaaaaagttttatatcATTGATTTATATAATGTGATACATATATCCATAAAATAATAAgtgtttattaaaaataaattaataaaaaaataatgacaaTTTATTAGAAAACTTGCAGGACGATTAATAATAgtagtatttattattaaaataaacagtTGAATTTATTATCATCAAAATAATCCCGTAATATtatcttataaaaaatattatatttatattttttgtgaTATACTGTTTAAAAtgattgttttataaaaattaaatagaatgagagatttattatttagtttttaaatatttttattattaataaattaatatttatattttaaaaatttattaaaatatttttatcatttttctttattaataattttatttttgttgttaagaataaataaaaaataaataaaaaattttaaaacttaattttattcttaaataaaattctttatttaGTTGTTGACTGTTACTATTACGTCCCACCGGATTGAATAAggatattttcttattttgtaaGTGTATTAGGTGGCTCATTAATAATAAACAGTCGACTAATAATGAAATCGATTAATTCATACTTTATTTATCGTATGCGtcaatatcaatttaatttaccTCAACGTCCAGTTATAAATTTGATAATACATCGAGAAAAAGGTCTGTGTGGgtaaaaaattaacattttaCCTAATTTCATTAAGATGTTCACCTATTCTATCTATATCAAAATGAATTCTTTTCTGTCACCAAAACGGATCGAATTGAAAACAAGTGTTTCAATTACAAAGAATATTATACTTTATAAGTTATCACACATACAaaagcatttaaaaaaaaaaaaaatggttccAATAACTTTTCAGTAATAATATATAGTTaaattttttgtatataattttgtataaatcaacgttaataaattttataaattgtaaagttttatttatattaCAAAATTTATTGTGCTGGTTTAACAATATCATGTGTTGtatgtttattaatttaattaaaataatatgtatccatgaaatttaattaattgtaaATTTGTAAGAAAGTATAAAGTCATTTTAACCATCACAAAATTAAATGTGTTTTTGTATCATACTATACATATTTAATAGGTATACAAATTATATAAACTgcttcaatataaaatttaaataatgaggtagtaaatacttaatttttctaatataacagaatgaaaagtaaaatactaaatttaattttttttattttaaaaacttgAAATTAACTTATaccaaatttctaaaattatgtTACAATATATTCAAAATATATTATCATATATATTGTGATAATTAAGAGAATATAAatccaaatttaattaaaaccaACACAATTCTGTTATTTTGAAcgaatatttaattttgttcATAAAAATCCTAACTCTCGGTCTCATTTATCTCAACTTAAGCCGATTAAATTGTCCATAAAGTCATGTCCACAGCAGAGGCTATTTCATCCCAATCAAACTCTTTTCCGATAGATGGCGGAGTAAGAATCAAGCCCTCAGCCAAGCTATCAAGCAAAACTGGCATATTAAATAACGCCTCCTCGTCCAAGAATAGTGTAGCTGCAGCAGCATTTGCTTCATTTTCTTGTCTCTTCTCGCCGGGAAAATCATCGCTCGTGGATATGCATGGATTAAAACACCCGgacgaagaagaagatgatgatgatgatggcaCACTCGGCCTGTTAAAGGCCTCAACAAAATCAAGAACAGCCCTTTTAATATCTCTAGCAGAAGAAGACTTTGCTCGTGGAAGTATCGAAGCAGAATCTATGAAGTTAAGAGCAGCAAACTCTCCTCTAAAAGCCAAAGCAGCAACATCATGAGCCCTAGCAGCCATTTCAGGAGTAGGAAAGGTTCCGAGCCATATTCTTGATGATTTCATGTTGGGTTCTCGCACTTCACATACCCATTTATTCCCATTTCTTCTTCGAACCCCTCTGTAAACTGGGTGCCTCGTCTCCTTAAACTTAGTCCTCCCTGCTTTTCTCTTCTTCACAACTGACACAGGCTTCTGGGTTGAAGATGGGGAAGATGATGAAGCAATCTCAGAGACCATTTCAGTTTATATCCATAGAGAGATGTGAATCTTGAagtgcatatatatatacatatatatatacaagagTGATTAAGAGATTTTTGAGAGGTTGAATAATCGAAGGGGACAAAGGAGTTTGGCCACGAGCTACACGCCCATTTGGAAGAAGCACATGAAAGTGTAAATTCATTAAAACGATAAAAGAGTGAATGATACGACAGCAGATTGACTATTTACTCATAGATGGGtccaatatttttttcttttttcttttttttgaaatgggatgGGTCcaatatttaattagttatagAAAAATCTAAACATGAGAGCTAGTATGGAATtggtattttttttctaattaaaaatctCGAATTCTATCtcaaaatatatgaaatatcttttaaaattttaatgggaatatatatagtaattctaaaaatttgattatttttcatcttcaattttaaattcatagttactttttaaattttaataatattatttttataagaaaaatattattaatattcaaaaaaattattaataactaaattttttattaaaataaagtttaaatatataaaaatatttttatttataaataaaaatattaaaaagcaAACGAGACTAGTACAATAATGCAACATAACaatataaaaatctaataaatcgACGTACAATTctacttataaaaaaaaatatttggatATCGTTACACTCAACTCTTTGTTAAGACTCGCTCTCTCTTTAACAGAATAAGATTTCATGAAAAGTTATTATTAACAGACACAATTCGATAGATTTTATTGCACGTATAATCacaagattttttatttattaattgatattagtcgaatttttaaaagatttgaTAATCAATTTCACCTTATCACAGTAAGGTAAAATTAACGAACATGAAAATCAAAATACGTATTTTTACACAATTATTCTTCAGTTTTAAGCAATTTATTACATTTGCCTATTACCATTATAAGCGCCAATCACCCCACGATTTGCTTCTCGTAGATTGATCAATTACAATTCAGTTTTATTTCAATAACATCGATAAAATTACCGAATGGTATTGTAATAACGGTTATAAAATTGTTatgtttaatattattaaaatatcaatttaataatcatttaataataatattgtttaatttataattataatttaaatatataaaataataatttttaatagctctattaagtataataatataaaacagtaattttaattattaaatatttaaattattttttatcaacttTCTTTGAATTTAATTTCACATCAATATAtcaaagaaataaatataagcacttttatatattttttgaattcaaattattttaaatctcTCCCTTTTCAGTTAATTATTCTACCACTGACTTATCATACTTTTTACTAATACATGTAACACTTATTTTTTGGAAAGTTTATCTTACAAAAAGTAATTTAACTAAGTTAAGAGAAGTAAGTTAGCTTTCCTCCATCAAAGGAAGAAAAGCCTTCAATTTCTtagaaaatcaaaaaaatttgtCAACTAAACAGACACAATTTTCACACTTTCTATAAATTTCAAACTATCTAGTTACCTCAACTAAATAACACGGACAAGTTGTCAGCTCTACTCTTCTTCGCAATTAACACAGGCTTCTGAGTTGAAGATGGCGAAGATGATGAAGCATTATTTGTATTCATTTTAGGTTATATTTCAATTCAAGGGAGATATGCAGATCGTGATTAAGAGGAAAGTGATAAATTAAGACAAATTATTTGACATTGAATGCTTGAAGCAGACAAAGAGATAATATGAAGACAGTCTGCACACGAACAACACACATTTGAAATCAATAATTGAATTATAtgaatcaataattttaattaataatatttaaaagttataaaatttcatatgtgagtctcattttattaaaattttattacaaattaaaaaaaaaaactctaattaCTTTGCGAATGAAAGTAAATTCAATACTatggataaaaaataattgtaacATCTCCAGAGTTAATATAAGTAGTTTAGTTATTTGATATTTAGAAATTAGCAATGActattttttcatgaaaaacataaatgaaaattataaatatttttatattttcttaatatattttttgaatacacaaaaaaattataaattaaattaatttttttaatattttattgcaCGATACAAATAATAAAGATgcacaatttattattttctgtaTAAATGTAAAccgtaaaataatttttctttgagaaatatattaaaagaatatcATATACAtgtattttaaagattttttttaaccatttaatttattaaaatttaaatccaaaaaaaaaattgaagtaagttttttttttaaagtaagcaTTTGAAGGAGCTAACAATAAATGTATGTCATTTTCTGATTTGACCTCTCAACCTAAGCTTCTCCCTTTCACATTGGAttgacaattttttaaaaaaaaaaattataataataataaataaatacttattCCATTCTAtactataatatttatttactttacatatttatatatttttaaaaaataattttattaattttatttattttaaaaatgttaatttttattaaatattaaaaaatatttttaaaaataaaaaattatagtagttcattcatatattaataaaaaataaataataattttaaaataattaaaataaataaataaaattattggaCGCAACGACTACCAATTTCAAACTGTTTCACCACGAAAAGTCCACTCACTTGTGaaagtttgattttttaaaataaatgtttgaaattaatttttaatatttaatgtcaACCACTATCtaaatttgaaataataattttctataaCCAAAAATATTCTATAAGTTTTtcataattgaaatttaataaagtattaattttcaatggtaaaaattaaaaataaatttataagcgATTAATAAATACACTCACACCATAATTTGGTGGTAAATACATCtgaataaatctaaaaaaaaaattactcaatttttaatttttatttaaaaaaaataacacattaataaattttcaattaaaaaattataaatatatttaataaacacTGATACTTTCACTTTCAtatattctcttatttttttaataaaataaaaactaaaaattttattacaaataaaaatgaaaaaaatataaatataatgacAAAAAATGACGGCCTTATTTTTTTCAGTtagttaatattataattaattatatagattaaaactcaattttctaaattcaatttaacttatttttaatttcttatttaaattagtccaatatttttaatttatgttcaattttattgattacaaaattaaattaaaaaaatcaagaaatttaatgaaaatcattaaaatggaacttttcaattttccatccaaatcaataaattaagaaatttaaactaaaaactTCCAATTTTAGActaaattaaacttaattaaaGGTTTTGAACTAATTTAAACAAAAAGTTAAGAGTTGTTTTAAACtttttcccaaaaaaaaaatggaggtGAAACTGAACATTTAGCCTTAATTATGTTGTCTATAAGAAATCATCCCTTAGTCATCCGTTGTTTTAGGGaagaaattaaacttttttcCGCACGTCTCTCTCACCCTCGTTGGCCTGTAAAGCTAAATTGTATTCTTCACTGTGCTCTCTAAGTGTGTTTTTTTCCCTTCTTCCTTACCATAACAAGTCTTTTTGAAAAAACTCTgtcaagaagaaaaaagaaaacttttTGAAATAACTCTAATGagaaggaaaaacagatcaacttatcatatatctattatattaaaaatatatctatcatattaaaaaaaatccttaTATCCAGGATTTGCAAAAGTTTAGTTTAATTGAGACTAATTCTTGATTTTAGGTGAACTTTGAACCCGCCCCCATAATTCAAG
Encoded proteins:
- the LOC122725142 gene encoding dehydration-responsive element-binding protein 1F-like, with product MVSEIASSSSPSSTQKPVSVVKKRKAGRTKFKETRHPVYRGVRRRNGNKWVCEVREPNMKSSRIWLGTFPTPEMAARAHDVAALAFRGEFAALNFIDSASILPRAKSSSARDIKRAVLDFVEAFNRPSVPSSSSSSSSSGCFNPCISTSDDFPGEKRQENEANAAAATLFLDEEALFNMPVLLDSLAEGLILTPPSIGKEFDWDEIASAVDMTLWTI